A single Candidatus Paceibacterota bacterium DNA region contains:
- a CDS encoding exopolysaccharide biosynthesis polyprenyl glycosylphosphotransferase, whose protein sequence is MKDNCSGRFFVVVSLHMVTSHKKEPFLLFVGDFVSFLIALWVMLVFRYGSIPSRELFISHIFAFSFLFIISIIVFFIAGLYDNQVLLTKKDLPTLILNAQLLNSIIAVVLFYFFPFLGLTPKTNLFLFLVVSSIVIVIWRQWGTRHISFRRYQNAILLGSGEEMEELEKEIRRSSRYGMTIVSSFDLGKGDIRTEKLVSDIREQNASLIVIDLEHEKIRPILSDLYSLIFSEIRFVNFSDLYADIFGRIPISLVRHEWFLENVSSSPHIVYDFLKRLMDISLSLILGLLSLLLYPFVYLLIKIDDGGGLWSVQERVGRHNVSIQVVKFRTMSIANDRAEWNENNDNKVTRVGKFLRQTRIDELPQLWNVLKGDLSLIGPRPEFPLPVKEYAKEIPFYNVRHLIKPGLSGWAQIYHEDHPHHGDPDKIRKTREKLSYDLYYIKHRSFGLDIKIALRTLQILLSRKGI, encoded by the coding sequence TTGCGCTTTGGGTGATGCTTGTTTTTCGGTATGGCTCAATTCCAAGCAGGGAGCTTTTTATATCTCATATATTTGCTTTCTCTTTCCTTTTCATTATCTCTATCATCGTATTTTTTATCGCAGGTCTTTACGATAACCAGGTTCTTCTTACGAAGAAAGATTTGCCGACCCTTATTTTAAATGCCCAACTTCTCAACAGTATTATTGCGGTTGTGTTATTCTATTTTTTTCCGTTTCTCGGGCTTACTCCGAAAACTAACCTTTTTCTTTTTCTCGTTGTCTCTTCGATTGTTATTGTTATTTGGAGGCAGTGGGGGACTCGGCATATTTCTTTTCGCCGATATCAAAATGCGATTCTTCTTGGCAGTGGGGAAGAGATGGAAGAGTTGGAGAAAGAGATCCGAAGAAGTTCTCGTTATGGAATGACCATTGTTTCCTCCTTTGATCTGGGGAAAGGCGATATTCGTACTGAAAAACTAGTTTCGGATATTCGAGAACAAAATGCGTCGCTTATTGTAATTGACCTGGAACACGAAAAAATCCGGCCAATTCTCTCTGATCTATACTCGCTTATTTTCTCGGAGATTCGATTTGTGAACTTTTCTGATTTGTACGCTGATATTTTCGGAAGAATTCCGATTTCTCTTGTTCGACACGAATGGTTTCTTGAGAATGTCTCTTCTTCTCCCCATATTGTGTATGACTTTCTAAAACGGCTTATGGATATTTCTCTTTCTCTTATTCTCGGGCTACTCTCGCTTCTCCTGTATCCCTTTGTTTATCTTCTTATTAAAATTGATGACGGGGGCGGACTATGGAGCGTTCAGGAAAGAGTAGGGAGGCACAATGTTTCGATTCAAGTGGTAAAATTCCGTACGATGAGTATTGCGAATGATAGGGCAGAGTGGAATGAAAATAATGACAATAAGGTGACGCGAGTTGGAAAATTCTTGCGTCAGACGCGTATTGATGAATTGCCCCAATTGTGGAATGTCCTCAAGGGAGATCTTTCGCTTATCGGCCCGCGTCCTGAATTTCCACTTCCTGTAAAAGAATATGCAAAAGAGATTCCATTCTACAATGTTCGCCACCTTATTAAACCGGGACTTTCTGGATGGGCCCAGATTTATCATGAAGACCATCCTCATCATGGAGATCCGGATAAGATTCGGAAGACCAGAGAAAAGCTCTCCTATGATCTCTATTACATCAAACATCGTTCCTTCGGACTTGATATAAAAATTGCCCTCCGGACTCTTCAGATTCTTTTATCTCGAAAAGGAATATAA